In Pseudonocardia sp. C8, one genomic interval encodes:
- the serA gene encoding phosphoglycerate dehydrogenase — protein sequence MKVLLLENIHPGAAEAFRRAGFEVETRPGSLSGDELLDAVSGVQLLGIRSNTTITADVLDAAKDLLAVGCFCIGTNQVDLTAAADRGIAVFNAPYSNTRSVVELVLGEIVVLARRLTEKAQRMHEGVWDKSARGSHEFRGRTLGIVGYGNIGTQLSNMAEAVGLRVIFYDTADRLAHGNARRVPTLDALLEQADVVSIHVDGRPGNAGLFGAEQFAKMKPRSMFINASRGMVIDEQALRENILSGHIAGAAVDVFPTEPKAQGDPFDSPLRGLDNVILTPHIGGSTQEAQEEIGYFVSTKLKDFVTGGATPLSVNLPNVAAPRPQGVFRTGYLHTSAPGVLANINRLLADAGVNVVGQSLSTRGELGYVLTDTDQILPDDVLAALRRAPETVWLRSYEI from the coding sequence GTGAAGGTCCTGTTGCTGGAAAACATCCACCCCGGTGCCGCGGAGGCGTTCCGACGTGCGGGCTTCGAGGTCGAGACCCGGCCCGGCTCGCTGTCCGGCGACGAGCTCCTCGACGCGGTCTCCGGCGTGCAGTTGCTCGGCATCCGCTCCAACACCACGATCACCGCGGACGTCCTCGACGCGGCGAAGGACCTGCTGGCCGTGGGTTGCTTCTGCATCGGCACCAACCAGGTCGACCTGACCGCGGCGGCCGACCGCGGCATCGCCGTGTTCAACGCGCCGTACTCGAACACCCGCAGCGTCGTCGAGCTGGTGCTCGGCGAGATCGTGGTCCTCGCCCGCCGGCTCACCGAGAAGGCCCAGCGGATGCACGAGGGGGTGTGGGACAAGTCCGCGCGCGGCAGCCACGAGTTCCGCGGCCGCACCCTGGGAATCGTCGGCTACGGCAACATCGGTACCCAGCTGTCGAACATGGCCGAGGCCGTCGGCCTGCGGGTGATCTTCTACGACACCGCGGACCGGCTCGCGCACGGCAACGCCCGCCGGGTCCCGACGCTGGACGCGCTGCTGGAGCAGGCCGACGTCGTCTCCATCCACGTCGACGGCCGTCCCGGCAACGCCGGCCTGTTCGGGGCCGAGCAGTTCGCGAAGATGAAGCCGCGCTCGATGTTCATCAACGCCTCGCGCGGCATGGTGATCGACGAGCAGGCGCTGCGCGAGAACATCCTGTCCGGGCACATCGCCGGCGCCGCGGTCGACGTGTTCCCGACCGAGCCGAAGGCCCAGGGCGACCCGTTCGACTCGCCGCTGCGCGGCCTCGACAACGTCATCCTGACCCCACACATCGGCGGGTCCACGCAGGAGGCGCAGGAGGAGATCGGCTACTTCGTCTCCACGAAGCTGAAGGACTTCGTCACCGGCGGCGCCACTCCCCTGTCGGTCAACCTGCCGAACGTCGCGGCGCCGCGGCCGCAGGGCGTGTTCCGGACCGGCTACCTGCACACGAGCGCGCCGGGCGTCCTCGCGAACATCAACCGGCTGCTCGCCGACGCCGGTGTGAACGTCGTCGGGCAGTCGCTGTCCACCCGCGGCGAGCTGGGGTACGTCCTCACCGACACCGACCAGATCCTGCCCGACGACGTGCTGGCCGCGCTGCGCCGGGCACCGGAGACCGTGTGGCTGCGGTCCTACGAGATCTGA
- a CDS encoding DUF1876 domain-containing protein codes for MDQFKKWTVEIDIDEHEGRTRAIARLETADTARQTGVGLARLNPADRDVPQIGDELAAARALADLSHHLLDAAAADIEQVTHQPAHPVL; via the coding sequence ATGGACCAGTTCAAGAAGTGGACCGTCGAGATCGACATCGACGAGCACGAGGGCCGTACCCGCGCGATCGCCCGCCTGGAGACCGCGGACACGGCGCGCCAGACGGGGGTCGGGCTCGCCCGGCTCAACCCGGCCGACCGGGACGTGCCCCAGATCGGCGACGAGCTGGCCGCCGCCCGCGCGCTCGCCGACCTGAGCCACCACCTGCTCGACGCCGCGGCCGCCGACATCGAGCAGGTCACCCACCAGCCCGCCCATCCGGTGCTCTGA